From the Quercus lobata isolate SW786 chromosome 6, ValleyOak3.0 Primary Assembly, whole genome shotgun sequence genome, one window contains:
- the LOC115994557 gene encoding uncharacterized protein LOC115994557 → MVSSLIDPATKWWRADLIRASYLPFEADAILKIPISHSLPDDKLIWMGNNWGEFFVKSAYHVAHGLIEAKDDVECSMGDPLKPLWKNLRRLNLPAKVKIFAWRACVNELPTKEKICTRGITTSNECPICGKELETVHHALLYCDFVNLVWNFWSEFPQMIHRNKWTFHDSALYILAHKPPTDLEMFLTAAWAIWFNRNKVTHDDKCSSPSQTWQMAKNLVEELNDAVNIDLFMPRPSHQAGWSPPPPSVFKVNVEGSSFNLEESSSVGVIIRDCKGQTVAAFCKPLQSHYTTDLVEVFAMEQGILLAQELQLSKVMFECDALSVINAINESAFGTPHGHIIQDISHAHQSFVFCSFRHLNRAFNGVAHALARFARCNRTVHLWKGVTPSFLDPIVQADMQH, encoded by the coding sequence ATGGTGTCCTCTCTCATTGATCCGGCCACAAAATGGTGGAGAGCTGATTTGATTAGAGCTTCCTACCTCCCCTTTGAAGCTGATGCTATTCTAAAAATACCCATCAGCCACTCTCTACCTGATGACAAACTGATCTGGATGGGGAACAACTGGGgtgaattttttgtaaaaagtgCGTACCATGTTGCCCATGGCTTGATTGAAGCAAAGGATGATGTGGAATGCTCCATGGGGGACCCACTCAAGCCTCTTTGGAAGAACCTTCGGCGCCTCAATCTTCCTGCAAAGGTTAAAATCTTTGCGTGGAGGGCCTGTGTCAACGAGCTGCCAACAAAGGAAAAGATTTGCACTCGAGGCATCACTACTAGCAATGAATGTCCAATATGTGGTAAGGAACTTGAAACCGTCCATCATGCTCTGCTCTATTGTGATTTTGTTAATCTGGTTTGGAATTTCTGGTCTGAGTTTCCGCAGATGATCCATAGGAACAAATGGACTTTCCATGATTCGGCCTTATACATTTTAGCCCACAAACCTCCCACTGATTTGGAGATGTTCCTCACTGCTGCTTGGGCAATTTGGTTCAACAGAAACAAAGTTACACATGATGATAAATGCTCTTCTCCCTCTCAGACTTGGCAGATGGCCAAAAACTTAGTTGAGGAGCTCAATGACGCGGTAAATATTGACTTATTCATGCCTAGACCCTCTCACCAAGCTGGCTGGTCTCCTCCTCCACCCAGTGTCTTTAAAGTCAATGTTGAGGGGTCTTCATTCAATCTTGAAGAGTCATCCAGCGTTGGAGTCATCATCAGGGACTGCAAAGGCCAAACCGTTGCTGCCTTCTGTAAGCCTCTTCAGTCCCATTACACGACTGATCTGGTGGAGGTGTTTGCAATGGAGCAAGGTATCTTGCTTGCTCAAGAGTTACAACTCTCCAAGGTTATGTTTGAATGTGATGCTCTCTCAGTGATCAATGCCATCAATGAATCTGCCTTTGGAACCCCTCACGGACATATTATTCAGGACATTTCTCATGCTCATCAATCCTTTGTTTTCTGCTCCTTCAGGCACCTCAATCGAGCTTTTAATGGTGTTGCCCATGCGCTGGCCCGGTTTGCCCGTTGTAATAGGACTGTCCACTTGTGGAAAGGGGTTACCCCTTCTTTTCTAGATCCTATTGTACAAGCTGATATGCAGCATTAA
- the LOC115994558 gene encoding uncharacterized protein LOC115994558 — MNPLSWNCRGLGNPRSVRALHDIVHRWKPKIVFLMETKSKVKRMERIKNRVGFANGFIVPSQGRSGGVALFWTRDINLEIKSFSGNHIDAVVREADSNFLWRITGFYGHPETHRRYDSWRLLAFLHSQFQLPWLCLGDFNEILSMDEKAGGSIRSQQQMDGFRNVVDFCGFSDLGYCGTDFTWSNMQEGEHNIQLRLDRALATPEWVENFEGMRVYHLVDSTSDHCALFLTDSPPRRSSYVKRFHFEALWTKNEACREVIESFWGMGIDLSTPVGIMENLKHCAFELSIWSSSVYGNIPKKIQSKRNALSNLTQQDKNGELSSNIRFLRRELNELLDDEELYWGQRAKAHWLKEGNRNTKFFHAYASESPTWVEEVAAAIPTRVSDDMNESLTQVFTREEVATALKQIHATKAPGPDAGREGCMAVKLDMSKAFDRVEWGFIKRVMEKFGFCSRWVNLIMQCITSVSYSVIINGAAFGNITPSRGLRQGDPLSPSLFLLCAECLSAIIHEAVRNHLLTGISICRSSPSVTYLLFADDSILFCKANPNECQELKQILQKYEDASGQKINTDKSSIFFSPNTFQNTKEAIFSILGPMIDSRHTKYLGLPSLIGR, encoded by the exons ATGAATCCCCTTAGTtggaactgccgggggcttgggaacccccgGTCAGTTAGAGCGCTGCATGACATTGTGCATCGTTGGAAGCCCAAAATCGTCTTCCTCATGGAGACTAAATCGAAAGTTAAGCGTAtggagagaataaaaaatagagtcGGTTTCGCTAATGGTTTTATTGTTCCCAGTCAAGGCAGAAGTGGGGGTGTTGCTTTATTTTGGACTCGTGACATTAATCTTGAAATTAAGAGCTTCTCTGGGAACCACATTGATGCCGTTGTTAGGGAAGCAGATAGCAATTTCTTGTGGAGGATCACTGGCTTTTACGGCCATCCGGAAACTCATCGAAGGTATGACTCTTGGCGCCTTCTCGCTTTTTTACATAGTCAGTTCCAACTCCCATGGCTATGCCTgggagattttaatgagataTTGTCAATGGATGAAAAAGCAGGAGGTTCTATTCGTTCACAGCAGCAAATGGATGGTTTTAGAAATGTTGTGGATTTTTGTGGATTCTCTGATTTAGGCTACTGTGGAACTGATTTCACCTGGAGCAATATGCAAGAAGGTGAACACAATATTCAACTGAGGCTGGACAGAGCTTTAGCTACCCCTGAATGGGTTGAGAATTTTGAAGGAATGAGAGTCTATCATCTTGTAGACTCCACCTCGGATCACTGTGCTTTGTTTCTCACTGATTCTCCGCCTCGACGTTCTTCCTATGTCAAACGTTTCCATTTTGAGGCACTGTGGACAAAAAACGAGGCATGCAGAGAAGTTATTGAATCTTTTTGGGGGATGGGTATTGACTTGAGCACGCCTGTAGGCATTATGGAGAACTTGAAGCACTGTGCCTTCGAATTATCAATCTGGAGCTCATCTGTGTATGGCAATATTCCTAAGAAAATTCAATCTAAGCGAAACGCCTTGAGCAATCTCACGCAGCAAGACAAAAATGGGGAGCTAAGTTCTAATATTAGATTTCTTCGGAGAGAGCTAAATGAACTTCTGGATGATGAGGAACTGTACTGGGGCCAAAGAGCTAAAGCACACTGGCTTAAAGAGGGTAACAGGAACACCAAATTTTTCCATGCTTATGCTTCGGAAAG TCCCACATGGGTTGAAGAGGTTGCAGCGGCTATTCCCACCAGGGTGTCTGATGATATGAATGAAAGCTTAACTCAAGTCTTCACCAGAGAGGAGGTAGCCACTGCCCTCAAACAAATTCATGCAACCAAAGCACCCGGACCCGATG CTGGGAGAGAGGGTTGTATGGCAGTCAAGCTCGATATGAGCAAGGCTTTCGATAGGGTTGAATGGGGTTTTATTAAGCGGGTCATGGAAAAATTTGGTTTTTGCTCTAGATGGGTGAATCTCATAATGCAATGTATCACATCAGTCTCTTATTCAGTCATTATAAATGGGGCTGCCTTCGGAAACATCACTCCATCTAGAGGACTTCGACAGGGAGATCCCCTCTCTCCCAGTCTCTTCCTCCTTTGTGCTGAGTGTCTCTCAGCTATTATTCATGAGGCTGTCAGAAATCATCTCCTCACAGGCATTTCCATTTGTAGAAGCAGCCCTAGTGTCACCTACCTTTTGTTTGCTGATGACAGCATCCTCTTTTGTAAGGCAAATCCAAACGAATGCCAGGAGCTCAAGCAAATCCTTCAAAAATACGAGGATGCTTCGGGCCAGAAGATAAACACTGATAAATCCTCTATATTCTTCAGCCCAAACACCTTCCAAAATACAAAGGAAGCAATCTTCTCCATTTTGGGGCCGATGATTGACTCAAGACACACCAAGTATCTTGGTCTTCCATCCCTCATTgggagataa